TCGTAAAATACCTGAAACCTTCGTCATATTCCTTCAGTCTGCTACCAAAATACTGCAAAATGCCTGCCACACTTCCAAAAAGGTGAAACACCCAGATTTGTTTTCAGAAGCTGGTTTATGATCTGCAACTATTTATTCAGATCACCTGCATGGGTCCAAACTTCATCACTGCAGAGCGCCATctggtgtccacatatttaGTAACAAGTCACAAATATGATGTTCAAATGAGGAGTGAGGTGAGACGTTCTGAAAAAGCAAGAATTGATCCAAGTGTGACGCAAATTTTCCTTAAAATGAGAAGACTCCGAAAATAGCAGCAGAGACAGCAGCTGTGCAGAAGAGCCACAGACGACGGCCCTGGATGGGGGTCGGTCCTCCTCAGGCTCTGGggggatctcctccatgcctgcctCATGACCTGTGGGggcggggctatggctccccacacccacTATCAGACacttacatggagaaaccttatGAAGACAAGcgcgctcacacacacaggtgttcGCAGACACACACTGTCTGGGTTGGCTGCTGTCTCTAAACATATCACGCGTTATCAGTCCTGTGTGCTGCTCAGTAACATTCATGTTTATTATTGACTGTTGCTGATGCTGAGGTTGGCTGTTGCCATGGTTTCCCTGCTGCgttgtcttctctctctctctctctcttcccctctttctttctctttcccgTCGCCCGGTCCTGTAATAACtccaaataaaatcaaataaataaataataataataataaaggctGAATAAATATGACAATCAAGTGGACCAGTATAGCAGGAGCAGTAAGAtaaatctgttgggcatttTTCTGATCCTtcagacaggacaggagaaaaaaaaagactggggGTCAGAAACATTTAAATCTTTATTGATGAGGTTCCTTTTAGTAAACTTACATTCATGTtttctgttaaatcataaataaaagGCTGTAAAATCCTCTGAAATGACCCAGATTGTGAAAAAATAGAAGATATTTGTCCCATAAAGAGTCTGGAGCAAAGAAGGAGGCAACAGAGGGAGGAGAAAGTGGGCTGACGCCAGACAGAGCGGATGCTGACGGCGGTTCCAGCGACGGTCCGACCGTCAGAGGAGGTCCGTGCCTCGGCGCTCCTCCTTCCGGCTCAGTTCCACTTTGTTGCAGCGATTCCTTCTCTCCTTGGTTTTGTACCGAGTTTTCAGCAGCAGCCGATCATCCAGCCGCAGCTCCTCCTGCGCCCGGGCCAAGCTGCAGACCTCGGTCTCCGTCTCCTCGTCGTAGTCCAGCTGGAACGGCTGCAGGTTGGTCTGGTCGTTCAGAGCCCGCCTCTCTGCCTGCTCGCTCTCTGAGAACTCGGAGGCCTGGCGAGGCCGGAGCCGGCGGACAGCCGACAGCATGTCGCAGTACTGCTGCACACTGGCCTGGTCTGTCTTCAGGACGTGCTTCAGTCTGCTTCCTGTCCTCCTCATGTGGACCAGCTGGTGGACCAGCGTCCCCTGATAGAACCTGGAGATCATAAAGACAAGATGGAGAATGTTCGCTCTGCTGGATTATTTGTCCAAACCAGCCTTTAACTAAGctctgctctctttctctttccagACAAACATGTTGGTTTAAGCAGGCGAGTCCAGAGCTCTCTGATGTCATGTGAGCCGCTAAAACCACTGCAGAACCTCCTGAAACTCTACATCACAGTCCCCGCTCTTTGCTGCCACTTTTTCATCAAACTGTGAGGGAGGGGCTCCATCCATCCGTGGATCAGGAGGCAAATGAAGCTTTTCCAGTGACaggagcacacaaacacacagctgtgtGAGTCTGCCTGCACACGCAAACATTTATGCTGTGAAACAGCTGCGAGTCACTGATCCTGCAGAGTGATAACTGTACTGATCAAAGCCTCCGCAAACACAAACGTCACATAGAGGAAGTCATGTAACGGTTTCTACAGCACGCCATACTAATAACAAGCCCAACGTGCACGTTTGGCAAACTGATCTGTTCCACGACTACAAGCGACCTCGTGAACGAGCGCTTTAAGAGAACGTCTCACCGTGCGACGTCTGGTTCAGGCAGAGGGAGGCCCAGCAGCTGGTTCAGGTGCATGCTGTCCTTCATGCACACCTGCCACTGGCTGAAGGCGTGAGCCACGCCCACATCAGGCTTCTGATGACAGCGAGCCTGCACAgctgcaaaacacacaaacacacacacacacatttttaaaccAACAAGATTTCTGCAGcgccaaaagaagaaaaaccttCAGCGAAACATAATAAGAAAAACTAAGATCAGAAgaattaaagttttaaaaactgattttatCTTCTGAAACGTAGATTTGAACCTTTCTTTGTCGTGTAATGTAAAACAGactaacatgttttatatttctggACTGAACTGAGCCTGGAGATTATTTCACAGGTAATAATATCCATGatccacatagcaaaattggtatggcccgatctggcccacacaatgtgcttacacatggcccacgtaccgcaaagaatgacggccctttggtgacccagatctggtttgccagaggtggcccacacatggacCAGTACAAGGCCAGtttcagacacactggtggtcctgtgctggcccagaacagtttcagctctggccccagatgtcagcctaatgtgtaccttaatcaagccatgaaataacaacatgtgctggaacataatagtaacatgacgaaactctgttcagactgattcttatatagtgcttttcttctctcccagattactcaaagtgctctacacAACATGTCACaatcacccaatcacacactttctcttaactgagtgcttcctaactacattcatacacattcacactcttgacatgcagactggaggagccagggatcgaccTTCCGaccagtaggtgacctgctctacctcctgagctacagccacccagtggtaaacatgagtaaaccctcactaggttttggataaagtgtacactcacaaacctgtcaaacctgcatttgaaatgttggctaccatagcagtatagtattgcaacatggcatttgggtcttctaactaaaataggaaaataggaacataaatagtgccatcattgtcagacctggcccacatctggttgacatacaccctgccatgacaccggtcagtcagaagtgccagcttgatgccagatctgggccagacctgttttctatgagcctgggccacataaaccaaaccagatatagcatgccatcacatagaccGTGCCATCtacgccaggcctggcccatatctggatgacatgcgtcttatcatgccagaagtcagccagcagtgccggcttgataccagatctgggccagacctgtctgctatgtgggacATGGTCCAAGAGCCCAACACACACGTCTCTGCTCCTAATAATGCAAACCTTTAGTTTAAACAGGTGAGCACTGCCCACCCGGAGAACAGAACAGTttgtgtatcaggctgtaaacatgttgatTTCTGCTGTAGTTTTAACATGGGACTCTATGGGGACTCACtcgctgctgcctctgctggacaccAGAGGAACCGCAGGCTTTGGTAAAGTCTCCTCTGGTTGTGTTTCCTACCTGCGCTGAGTTGCGGTGTGTCTCTGAGGTTCATTCCCAGCAGCAGCGACTTCAGCAGCTTCAGGTCCGGACGAGGCCGAGCTCTGTTCCACCAGTAACAGGTCACGGCCACTGGGAGGCGCAGCTGAGGCGGCAGCGCATTCAGACGTTCCTCGTTCACCCCGAGAGCCTCAAGTAAGACCTGCAGACGTTCAGAGAGCTCCGCCTGGGGCCACGAGACAGCCGGACGAAGAGTTGAAACGACATTGTGGCAGACATTTAAGTTAGCTTGCTGCACTGaggattaaaaacacaaaccgCAGTTAATTTTCACTAAAACTGTCACCTCATGCAACGAGTTCAGCTGGAGCCGCTGAGCCACTCGACTGAAGGTTGGTTTGATTCGGATGAATTTAAGCTGGAggccctctctgtctctctcctccaccttATATGACGTCTCTTTGCCCAGCACCAGCCCGTACATCACCTGGCGGAGAGGTCTGGAGGTCAGGTTAACACTGGGCAGGTCTTTGTGGTCCACGGGGGTGCTGAGGCTcagcctgtgaagcagcagtACATCCAGGGTGTCCCCGGGCAGCCAGGCCTGCATCACACGCAGCTGCATCCAATCTGGGATGCGACCCATGAACTCCTGGAGATCAGGACACGAAGATTTTAGCAGACATTTACCTCGagtaacatttacatttacaaaccCTCTGAGCTGCCTGAGCCTGGACACCCTTCAGAGGAACATCCTTTCTGCTGCTCGTATCTGAAATCTACACACAGTTCGTAGCAATTGGTGAAAGTAGCTCTGTCTGTAAATTGACAGCTCTGGTTATAAAGCATCAAGGTCAGTGCAGATGCTGGGAGAACAAAACCCATTCTGATATTTATGGGGTTTGAGTTTAGGGTATATCATCACTAAAGCTGAAACATACGTAATGATAGTCATGAACTAATCTGAAGGCTCGTTTGCCTGATCCCTACAGAAGCTTGCCTTAGTTTCATCGGTAACACTAGCTTCTTGGACCTGACGATGGTCAGATGGACATTTAGACTTTTTCCAGCCTTGAACTTGTAGCCATGGTCCTGAGTTCTGCTCAAATTTCCAGTCTCATCCACCTGCATCTGGAGACCATTCGGGGAAGAAGCACTGCACCCTTCCAGCAGGTTATACTTAAAGACCGTCTGAGGACCTCTGTCTCTGAGAAGAAGAAATCACCCAAAGTCCTGTTTTCTAGACTTTGGTCCAGGAAGAAAAGCCGTCCACAACCTGAACCGCTCCTGAGTTCACGTCTAGGTCCTCTACATATAAACCTAAAAGCAGTACCAGTAATCATTACCTCAACTAGGAACAGAGGAATGACCCCATGGATGAAGAACTCCATCAGCGAGCTGCGAGGCAGTTTGTATTCTTCCATCCCCACAGACAAACTCTGCAGCATCTTCTTCATGTTCTCCTTGTTCTTGCGGCTCTTTCCTCCCATCAGCTCCACTGCTGCCTTCAAAGCGTCCTCCGGCTCCTCAAAGTCCTTCAGCCAGCACAGCAGGCCTTCCAGGCGGCTCTGAGGCTTACTGGCGACTGGGGCAAACTGACTCCAGATAAACTTCTGCAGCTTCACGTAGTCATTCCCAGCCAGGGCAGCGAAGGTGGGCAGGAGCTGGCATTGGATTTCGAAGTAGATGCAGAAGCTGGAGGTATAGTATCTCTTACAAGGGATGTAGCTCTTTGAGCCATTCCCATTTACATCCTGCCACTGGAAGTAAGAGATGGGCAACAACCCCgctgagaggttgaagatgtagAAGTCGCTGTCGTTAGAAAGCACTGGGCACTGCCACTTATCAGCCAGGGCGGCTATCTCCCGGTCGGCCTCGCCAAAGCACTGGGCGACCGGGACCTTCAGCCGGGTCAGCGTTTGTCTGAACACCCACTTGGTCATAATTGGCAGGACGTTTTCCTTCCCCCCGTCCTTTGCTGCTCGATGGGCTCTTTCGATCCGCTGCTCGGCCCTTTGTGTCACAGTTTCGAGCTTCTTGTCGGTGTGGTCCGAGCCTCCGTCCAGCACCACGTAGGGATCGACCTCGCAGGTTCTGAGGGCTGTGATGAACCTCTCAATCAGGCTTTCATAGGCAGCATACTCCCCGCCGTGATTCTGGTCCAGACCTAAAGAATCAGCcaaaagaaacacaacaaagagaCTCCAAAAGTCAGTACATAGCAGTAGCTTTGCACGTGGGGACAAACCATGCTGAACTGACATCACGCagaaactgtctgaaacaaATGCTGTCACCATGCTGTGACAGCAGGAAGCTCGAGAAGATGTCAGGAAGGTCAAAGAATACTGAGACGGGTAGTTTTACACATCCAGGACATGCGTAATGTTCACTATGTCTGGATGATGAAAGTGTCCATGAACTCAAACCAGCAGTTCAGATACTGATCCTGTGACTTTCCCTCAGCACCTTAAATatactaatatatatatgtaatgtGGTTTTTATAGATTCTGGTTGTGaacagtgaagctgcagggACTTAGGcctccagcagggggcgactcctcagGTTGGGAAAATGATCTCTAAGCTCAGTAATCTCTCTTGGGGTCctttcttcgtacctcgctaagtaagttagccggatttgattgttgacgatttcgcgtgatcttggatcgttcggttctccgaagctcatcaggggtccgttcttcgtacctcgcttactacatccaagatcaaatcatcgcgccaactttgagcttgctaatccggttctccgaacacacctgttgttgacgattagtatagc
The genomic region above belongs to Oreochromis niloticus isolate F11D_XX linkage group LG11, O_niloticus_UMD_NMBU, whole genome shotgun sequence and contains:
- the aste1a gene encoding single-strand DNA endonuclease ASTE1 isoform X2, which codes for MGVQGLATFLDNHRKVYRDVRFGRSRLVIDGCNLNYLLYFESGLDQNHGGEYAAYESLIERFITALRTCEVDPYVVLDGGSDHTDKKLETVTQRAEQRIERAHRAAKDGGKENVLPIMTKWVFRQTLTRLKVPVAQCFGEADREIAALADKWQCPVLSNDSDFYIFNLSAGLLPISYFQWQDVNGNGSKSYIPCKRYYTSSFCIYFEIQCQLLPTFAALAGNDYVKLQKFIWSQFAPVASKPQSRLEGLLCWLKDFEEPEDALKAAVELMGGKSRKNKENMKKMLQSLSVGMEEYKLPRSSLMEFFIHGVIPLFLVEEFMGRIPDWMQLRVMQAWLPGDTLDVLLLHRLSLSTPVDHKDLPSVNLTSRPLRQVMYGLVLGKETSYKVEERDREGLQLKFIRIKPTFSRVAQRLQLNSLHEAELSERLQVLLEALGVNEERLNALPPQLRLPVAVTCYWWNRARPRPDLKLLKSLLLGMNLRDTPQLSAAVQARCHQKPDVGVAHAFSQWQVCMKDSMHLNQLLGLPLPEPDVARFYQGTLVHQLVHMRRTGSRLKHVLKTDQASVQQYCDMLSAVRRLRPRQASEFSESEQAERRALNDQTNLQPFQLDYDEETETEVCSLARAQEELRLDDRLLLKTRYKTKERRNRCNKVELSRKEERRGTDLL
- the aste1a gene encoding single-strand DNA endonuclease ASTE1 isoform X1, whose translation is MVTAFVSDSFCVMSVQHGLSPRAKLLLCTDFWSLFVVFLLADSLGLDQNHGGEYAAYESLIERFITALRTCEVDPYVVLDGGSDHTDKKLETVTQRAEQRIERAHRAAKDGGKENVLRIMTKWVFRQTLTRLKVPVAQCFGEADREIAALADKWQCPVLSNDSDFYIFNLSAGLLPISYFQWQDVNGNGSKSYIPCKRYYTSSFCIYFEIQCQLLPTFAALAGNDYVKLQKFIWSQFAPVASKPQSRLEGLLCWLKDFEEPEDALKAAVELMGGKSRKNKENMKKMLQSLSVGMEEYKLPRSSLMEFFIHGVIPLFLVEEFMGRIPDWMQLRVMQAWLPGDTLDVLLLHRLSLSTPVDHKDLPSVNLTSRPLRQVMYGLVLGKETSYKVEERDREGLQLKFIRIKPTFSRVAQRLQLNSLHEAELSERLQVLLEALGVNEERLNALPPQLRLPVAVTCYWWNRARPRPDLKLLKSLLLGMNLRDTPQLSAAVQARCHQKPDVGVAHAFSQWQVCMKDSMHLNQLLGLPLPEPDVARFYQGTLVHQLVHMRRTGSRLKHVLKTDQASVQQYCDMLSAVRRLRPRQASEFSESEQAERRALNDQTNLQPFQLDYDEETETEVCSLARAQEELRLDDRLLLKTRYKTKERRNRCNKVELSRKEERRGTDLL
- the aste1a gene encoding single-strand DNA endonuclease ASTE1 isoform X3, whose amino-acid sequence is MTKWVFRQTLTRLKVPVAQCFGEADREIAALADKWQCPVLSNDSDFYIFNLSAGLLPISYFQWQDVNGNGSKSYIPCKRYYTSSFCIYFEIQCQLLPTFAALAGNDYVKLQKFIWSQFAPVASKPQSRLEGLLCWLKDFEEPEDALKAAVELMGGKSRKNKENMKKMLQSLSVGMEEYKLPRSSLMEFFIHGVIPLFLVEEFMGRIPDWMQLRVMQAWLPGDTLDVLLLHRLSLSTPVDHKDLPSVNLTSRPLRQVMYGLVLGKETSYKVEERDREGLQLKFIRIKPTFSRVAQRLQLNSLHEAELSERLQVLLEALGVNEERLNALPPQLRLPVAVTCYWWNRARPRPDLKLLKSLLLGMNLRDTPQLSAAVQARCHQKPDVGVAHAFSQWQVCMKDSMHLNQLLGLPLPEPDVARFYQGTLVHQLVHMRRTGSRLKHVLKTDQASVQQYCDMLSAVRRLRPRQASEFSESEQAERRALNDQTNLQPFQLDYDEETETEVCSLARAQEELRLDDRLLLKTRYKTKERRNRCNKVELSRKEERRGTDLL